AGGAGACCTTTGATATTGCCAGCACGTCCAGCCATTCCTACTTCTTTTTGACGCGGCCGCCGCAGCTGCAAGAGAAGGTGAATAGAATGTTTTATTTTTTAGTCTTTTGTAATCGGCACTTGTTCTGTCAAAAGTAATTGTCCCATCCGTACGAACATGTGCAATAAAAAGCTTTTTTTTCAGTTTATATCTGATGTGAAATCTTTTTTCAACAAAAGGTGCCAAAACTGCAACTTTGCCTTTTTTATTCAATATCTTTTTATTCAATTCTTTTAACTGTTTCTTTTTACCACAAAATATATTTTCCAACTCAATATTCAATGCTTTTTTCAAATCATTGCGAAGTTTTCTTTTCAGATCTTCTGCTTTACCAAATTTACCACGTTGTTTGTTGCCTTTTCTGTCTATTATCCTTAGCAGAAGAGCTTCGAGTTCATGCAGGTGTTCTCCGCTAGTTGTAAGGTATATACTAAAACTATCCCAAGCATTGGCATGTCTATCTCGTAGATGACGTTTTAATCTAGTTCTTAAATTGGAAGCTAGTCCAACATAATACAGCTTGTTATTTTTATATAAGCTATATATACCATGTCTGTGACGCACATACTTTTTAATTACATTTTGATATTTTTCAAAAGCTCCTCTAGAAATATTTTCTAGATACTGGCATACTAAATTATTTTTTAACATTTGGAACTCCTTTTAAAATAATAATTTCCGTCATTCCTATTATATTTATTATCTTATTCCTGACTTATATCATCTTCAACGCTTCACGCAGAGTTTTACATGTCTTCTCATAAATCCCAAGTTCTCCGCTTTCCCTTGGACCAGCAATATTCAATGCTCTAGGCTTCAATATTTTAAGCCACTTGGCTATATTTTTAACGTGGTCCTTCTTTTTATCTTGAAAGTCAATAATCAGATAAGGTTTATGTAGTTTTTCGCATATTTTAATAGTTAAAGCTGTTCCTTTCCCTATCTTACCATCTACAAACATCAATGTTCCATCGCTGTCTTTAACATTCTTTTCTGTCCGTGCTGGATAGTTATCCGTAGATAGCTCAGTCATTGACTTGTATTTGAGATCAAGCGGGCCATCTTCTGTCTTCCTGCCCTTTGGCAGGGCACCGCCATACTCTAATCCTAAGGCAATAGCTACATCTAAACCTGCCCTATCTGCCCCTGTTTGTCCACCTGATATTATTTTCATTTTTTATTTGATTATTATAGAATATGAATTAAAATCATTTTTTAAAGTTAGTGTAGTTAGGGAAACCTGACTTCGAATTTAATTACAAGAACTCTGATTTAAGCCTAAGAATTGTAATTAATTATTTCATACTTTTGTTGTCGATTTCCAAAGGCATATTTTGTTCCTTCTAAGATATTAATTATTTTCTCCTTAATTATTTTATTTTCGATACCTCCAGTTATGTACGATGCTTTGAATTTATTTTTTTTATCTAAATCGCAATATACGACCTGCTCAGCATCGCAGACCACTGCAAGATTAGGATTATGAGTAACGATAATAATTTGTCTTCTTTTCTTTGCGTCTTTAATATATTTTACTAGCAAGTAATAAACCGATTCATTATCCAAGTTTTCTTCTGGCTGATCTATTACTAAAGGAATATTACTTTGATCAATTAATAAATAAAATATAAGTAAAACAGTCCCCCTTTCCCCTGGCGACAGATCTTCAAGC
This genomic window from Candidatus Liberimonas magnetica contains:
- a CDS encoding GIY-YIG nuclease family protein; amino-acid sequence: MLKNNLVCQYLENISRGAFEKYQNVIKKYVRHRHGIYSLYKNNKLYYVGLASNLRTRLKRHLRDRHANAWDSFSIYLTTSGEHLHELEALLLRIIDRKGNKQRGKFGKAEDLKRKLRNDLKKALNIELENIFCGKKKQLKELNKKILNKKGKVAVLAPFVEKRFHIRYKLKKKLFIAHVRTDGTITFDRTSADYKRLKNKTFYSPSLAAAAAASKRSRNGWTCWQYQRSPGEWVLLNELRK
- a CDS encoding putative molybdenum carrier protein yields the protein MKIISGGQTGADRAGLDVAIALGLEYGGALPKGRKTEDGPLDLKYKSMTELSTDNYPARTEKNVKDSDGTLMFVDGKIGKGTALTIKICEKLHKPYLIIDFQDKKKDHVKNIAKWLKILKPRALNIAGPRESGELGIYEKTCKTLREALKMI